A region from the Mustela erminea isolate mMusErm1 chromosome 2, mMusErm1.Pri, whole genome shotgun sequence genome encodes:
- the LOC116583026 gene encoding cytochrome b-c1 complex subunit 7-like yields MASRPAIAASSQWLEGIRKWYYNAAGFNKLGLMRDDTIHENDDVKEAIRRLPENLYNDRMFRIKRALDLTMRHQILPKEQWTKYEEDKFYLEPYLKEVIRERKEREEWANK; encoded by the coding sequence ATGGCGAGCAGGCCTGCCATTGCAGCATCAAGCCAGTGGCTGGAGGGTATTCGAAAATGGTACTACAATGCTGCAGGGTTCAATAAACTGGGGTTAATGCGAGATGATACAATACATGAGAATGATGATGTGAAAGAAGCCATAAGAAGGCTACCTGAGAACCTTTATAATGACAGGATGTTTCGCATTAAGAGGGCACTGGACCTGACCATGAGGCATCAGATCTTGCCTAAAGAGCAATGGACAAAATACGAGGAGGATAAATTCTACCTTGAACCGTATCTGAAAGAAGTTATtcgggaaaggaaagagagagaagaatgggcAAATAAGTAA